A genomic window from Deltaproteobacteria bacterium includes:
- a CDS encoding ferrochelatase, giving the protein MISPTAAIQKHRDRLSYVQLRVEDKAQTYLSLSPTRETPTTLPALLDLLAPRLPDPDALEAFVDGLDEIAESILANFPDNIFWDLDYLAGALTRAGSPRQIRLMTAMVVDLQRGFGRHSILAFRYVHDFTLGFDWCRWVKEDVQVRQETGPFDWVFLLYLQKRRRELEALIAENDEKYRQLKPGEIRNPFVFSREPDEERLLHEALSQAGDIPVVSWEVDGLCQFEKRYGEARVAAAQSLNIPSRVVQNA; this is encoded by the coding sequence ATGATCTCCCCAACTGCAGCCATCCAGAAGCACCGTGACCGCCTGAGCTACGTTCAGCTGCGGGTTGAGGATAAGGCTCAGACCTATTTAAGCTTGAGCCCAACACGCGAAACACCAACCACATTGCCAGCTCTTCTAGACCTTTTGGCACCCCGGTTGCCTGATCCCGACGCACTTGAAGCCTTTGTCGATGGCCTTGATGAAATTGCGGAGTCTATTCTGGCCAATTTCCCAGATAATATTTTTTGGGACTTAGATTATCTGGCGGGAGCACTTACCCGAGCGGGTTCTCCCCGGCAAATTCGTTTGATGACGGCCATGGTCGTTGACTTACAGCGCGGATTTGGTCGCCATTCGATTCTGGCATTTCGTTACGTGCATGACTTTACCCTTGGCTTCGACTGGTGCCGTTGGGTGAAAGAAGATGTTCAGGTGCGGCAAGAGACCGGCCCATTTGATTGGGTCTTCTTGCTTTATCTCCAAAAGAGGCGCCGTGAACTCGAAGCCTTGATTGCAGAGAACGACGAAAAATATAGGCAGCTCAAACCTGGTGAAATCCGCAACCCTTTTGTCTTTTCACGGGAGCCGGATGAGGAACGTTTACTCCATGAGGCCTTGTCACAAGCAGGCGATATCCCTGTCGTGTCGTGGGAAGTAGATGGCTTGTGTCAATTTGAGAAACGTTATGGCGAGGCGAGGGTGGCTGCTGCGCAGTCTTTGAACATTCCTTCTCGAGTTGTTCAAAACGCTTAG
- a CDS encoding prenyltransferase, which produces MDLTVQSTFDRWIYALKPMSWAKLLVPMILGQGLGLWVGTDISLAGMAFGAFYTVLDLVFIVLLNDWGDRKVDAIKRQMFPNGCSPKTIPDGILPAAALLRVGLAAGLLAGVSGFIFEAWVSRPGIAVVGLGGLVMFGAYTFGPFKFNYRGGGEFIEMLGVGVVLPWLNAYAVGGVFWAPSYTWILGGFTLMALSSALASGLADEESDRAGGKRTFTTMFGNSPIRRWVGRTLVLGTTVWLAMAVGYPELRVPALLAGLVAFYFHRRMSQASGEALTNAFGAQKIFKLMLHRAIWWGGTIFGLTLGVLAYLG; this is translated from the coding sequence ATGGATTTAACAGTGCAATCAACCTTTGACCGATGGATTTATGCCCTGAAACCGATGAGTTGGGCAAAGCTTTTGGTCCCGATGATTCTGGGTCAGGGTCTGGGCCTCTGGGTGGGCACCGATATTTCGCTGGCAGGCATGGCTTTCGGGGCTTTTTACACTGTTCTAGACCTCGTTTTCATCGTTTTGCTCAATGACTGGGGCGATCGCAAAGTTGACGCCATCAAGCGCCAAATGTTCCCTAATGGCTGCTCTCCAAAAACGATTCCAGATGGAATTTTACCAGCCGCGGCTCTTTTACGTGTCGGTCTGGCCGCAGGTCTTTTGGCGGGAGTGAGCGGTTTTATCTTTGAGGCATGGGTAAGCCGTCCCGGGATCGCGGTGGTTGGATTGGGTGGTCTCGTGATGTTTGGCGCCTACACTTTCGGCCCGTTTAAGTTCAATTATCGCGGAGGCGGCGAGTTCATCGAAATGTTGGGTGTGGGCGTGGTGCTGCCTTGGCTCAACGCATATGCTGTTGGCGGCGTCTTTTGGGCGCCAAGCTACACTTGGATTTTGGGCGGATTTACATTGATGGCGCTCTCGAGCGCTTTGGCAAGTGGGCTTGCCGACGAAGAAAGTGACCGAGCAGGTGGAAAGCGAACATTTACAACCATGTTCGGTAATTCTCCGATTAGGCGCTGGGTAGGTCGAACATTGGTTCTTGGAACCACGGTTTGGCTGGCAATGGCAGTGGGATATCCGGAATTACGGGTGCCTGCACTCTTGGCCGGCTTGGTTGCGTTCTATTTCCATCGACGGATGAGTCAGGCAAGCGGTGAAGCTCTGACCAATGCTTTTGGGGCTCAGAAGATTTTCAAGTTGATGTTGCATCGCGCGATATGGTGGGGCGGAACTATCTTTGGGCTGACCCTTGGGGTTCTTGCTTACCTGGGTTAG
- a CDS encoding ABC transporter ATP-binding protein, which produces MGNLSREYNGSHLAGNDLSKAFGKIRAVQGVSLQLPPGEVTVLLGLNGAGKSTLLNMLSGSIKPDAGQVCIGEAPLKPTMVGLCPQGVTLWPDLTPREQLEMMGECYNLKPDVLQKRINHLLERLKIKSLQNRQAGTLSGGMQQRVNVALALIHDPSVVILDEPMQGLDPESRRLLRELIHDIAQTRQAVVVVSTHDIDEAEQMADRVAIMHEGRLLVLETKDELKQQREAAGVIRIRIPLEEQHAALQDACQAHKLAYEMDKTTFIIRSSQTDATTRWLLDTTKELKIKTSGLSVSESSLEDILFEWAQSSEAQP; this is translated from the coding sequence ATGGGTAACTTATCGAGGGAATACAACGGGAGCCATCTAGCAGGCAACGACCTAAGTAAGGCGTTCGGTAAAATTCGAGCGGTTCAGGGTGTTAGCCTTCAATTGCCCCCCGGCGAAGTGACCGTTCTCTTAGGGCTCAACGGAGCGGGCAAATCCACTCTGCTGAACATGCTCTCGGGTTCCATCAAACCTGACGCAGGTCAGGTGTGCATCGGTGAAGCACCGCTCAAACCAACCATGGTTGGTCTGTGCCCGCAAGGCGTCACGCTCTGGCCAGATCTAACTCCTCGAGAACAACTCGAAATGATGGGCGAATGTTACAACCTTAAACCCGATGTTCTTCAAAAGCGTATCAACCACCTTCTGGAACGCTTAAAAATTAAGAGCCTACAAAATCGCCAAGCAGGAACACTTTCGGGCGGTATGCAGCAGCGAGTAAACGTTGCCCTGGCCCTTATCCACGACCCATCCGTGGTGATTCTCGATGAACCGATGCAGGGCTTGGATCCAGAGAGTCGACGGCTACTTCGCGAGCTGATTCATGACATTGCGCAGACCCGGCAGGCGGTCGTCGTGGTTTCTACCCATGACATTGATGAAGCTGAGCAAATGGCCGACAGAGTTGCCATCATGCACGAAGGAAGACTCCTCGTTCTTGAAACAAAGGATGAGTTAAAACAGCAACGAGAGGCTGCTGGCGTTATCCGTATACGAATCCCATTGGAAGAGCAGCACGCAGCTCTCCAGGATGCATGCCAAGCCCACAAACTCGCCTATGAAATGGATAAGACCACGTTTATCATTCGTAGCTCACAAACAGATGCAACAACTCGTTGGCTGCTGGATACGACCAAAGAACTAAAGATTAAGACCTCCGGACTAAGTGTTTCCGAATCATCTCTCGAAGATATTCTCTTCGAATGGGCCCAAAGCTCGGAGGCTCAACCATGA
- a CDS encoding ABC transporter permease, with translation MSLKAVVVKEVRQRMRDRLTLILTIFTVPFFTMAYGLVFSQETVHVAVAKPTTHVGHLLLKSVFEARSPDGQNLFNLHLVADASVLREQVEAGIWNAGVILPTAVITGSQSPPRIIMLGPVQRPQTMLTFAQLERILRGALAQIDPSQPKTPVFAWEEAGPPGPQTTFDQFVPGLLAFAIIMLIFSSALALSREIERGTLLRLQLTAVKPWHLVTGMGLVQTSLGILCVAITLLTAVVLGFKAQGSLLAALLFVSLGCLSSIGIGLIIACLMKTTPRSFLVSSFVMFLLLVFSGIVFPKPDGNIGMLMGYQVAWTDILPTTHLRVALDRILASGWPSSRLGYPLTWMTLQATIILGTGIFLFGKQGPSGK, from the coding sequence ATGAGTCTCAAAGCAGTCGTCGTCAAAGAAGTTCGTCAACGGATGCGAGATAGGCTAACGCTCATTCTCACCATCTTCACAGTGCCCTTTTTCACCATGGCCTATGGGTTGGTCTTTTCACAAGAAACTGTTCATGTAGCGGTGGCAAAGCCAACAACCCACGTAGGGCACCTACTCCTAAAAAGTGTTTTCGAGGCACGCTCCCCCGATGGGCAAAACCTCTTCAACCTTCATTTGGTTGCGGATGCCTCGGTTCTTAGAGAACAGGTCGAAGCTGGTATTTGGAATGCAGGGGTCATTCTTCCAACCGCAGTGATTACCGGAAGCCAATCGCCACCACGCATTATTATGCTCGGTCCAGTTCAGCGACCTCAAACGATGCTCACCTTCGCACAGCTTGAGAGAATCCTGCGGGGAGCATTGGCTCAAATCGATCCAAGCCAACCGAAGACTCCCGTTTTCGCATGGGAGGAAGCTGGGCCACCCGGGCCACAAACCACCTTTGACCAATTTGTGCCGGGGCTTCTTGCTTTCGCAATCATTATGCTCATCTTCTCTTCAGCTCTCGCGCTGAGTCGAGAGATTGAACGAGGCACCCTGCTCAGGCTTCAGCTTACGGCGGTCAAACCCTGGCATCTCGTCACGGGGATGGGCTTGGTTCAAACAAGCCTAGGAATCCTCTGCGTCGCAATCACTTTACTCACGGCAGTCGTGCTCGGGTTTAAGGCTCAAGGCTCGCTTTTGGCAGCCCTGCTCTTTGTTTCATTAGGCTGCTTAAGCTCCATTGGCATTGGCCTCATCATCGCATGCCTGATGAAGACAACGCCTCGAAGCTTTCTCGTCTCAAGCTTTGTGATGTTTCTGCTACTTGTTTTCTCGGGTATCGTTTTTCCCAAACCAGATGGAAACATCGGCATGCTTATGGGCTACCAGGTTGCCTGGACAGATATCCTCCCCACAACACACCTACGGGTTGCCTTAGACCGAATCTTGGCCAGCGGTTGGCCCAGCAGCCGTCTCGGGTACCCACTCACGTGGATGACCCTTCAAGCCACCATTATTCTCGGCACCGGTATTTTTCTATTTGGTAAACAGGGGCCAAGCGGGAAATGA
- a CDS encoding prenyltransferase, whose translation MKQLIAWIQAARFPSQLYLLLPVYLGQLWAENAGHPRNQAIFFLALLFALLDQLYIVFANDYADQEADALNQSPTLFSGGSRVLVDGKLTPNSLMRGAQVAAMGCLGTASVLATAYDRPGAIVLAVIALLLLWAYSFKPVQASYRGFGAFLQTLGIAVVLPVFGFYVQAGTVRGFPWIPLLVLAVSQLSCAMATALPDIDGDKKAGKNTLAVKLGHRGSQVFMAVLLLSASLLLWLSLDLTPGQIQPSWLGVPVVAAVFAGTIPKVHIGLHRMTAVAITTIAGALAIEVMYIFALFR comes from the coding sequence ATGAAACAGCTTATAGCCTGGATCCAGGCTGCGCGCTTTCCGTCTCAGCTCTACTTGCTCCTTCCAGTTTATCTTGGGCAGCTCTGGGCAGAAAATGCCGGGCATCCAAGAAACCAAGCCATCTTTTTCCTCGCATTGCTATTCGCTCTCCTCGACCAACTCTACATCGTATTCGCAAACGATTACGCTGACCAAGAAGCCGACGCTCTCAACCAATCTCCGACACTTTTTTCCGGAGGCTCACGCGTCCTCGTCGACGGAAAGCTGACCCCGAATTCACTCATGCGGGGCGCACAAGTGGCGGCCATGGGGTGCCTTGGGACCGCCTCTGTTCTTGCCACGGCTTACGACCGCCCCGGTGCTATCGTCCTGGCCGTCATCGCCCTTCTTTTGCTTTGGGCCTACAGTTTTAAGCCGGTTCAGGCCTCTTACCGTGGCTTCGGTGCTTTTCTGCAAACACTGGGGATAGCCGTTGTTTTACCGGTTTTTGGATTCTACGTGCAGGCCGGAACGGTTCGCGGATTCCCATGGATTCCCTTGCTCGTCTTGGCTGTGTCGCAGCTCAGCTGTGCCATGGCCACCGCCTTACCCGATATAGATGGTGACAAGAAAGCTGGAAAAAATACGCTCGCCGTTAAACTCGGACATCGCGGAAGCCAAGTATTCATGGCGGTGCTCTTGCTTAGCGCCAGCTTACTCCTGTGGCTTTCCCTGGATCTAACCCCTGGTCAAATTCAGCCATCCTGGCTAGGGGTACCCGTAGTAGCCGCTGTGTTTGCTGGTACAATACCAAAGGTTCACATCGGGCTACATCGTATGACAGCCGTGGCCATCACGACCATCGCGGGCGCGCTCGCAATCGAAGTGATGTACATTTTTGCACTTTTTCGGTGA